The genomic stretch AGGGCGACAAGAACCGAGCCGCCACCCCAGGCAAGCCGCGCAACGCGCACTACAACCCCAAGCTCGGCACCGCGTTCGTGCACACCGTGGTCGATGACCACAGCCGCGTGGCCTACGCCGAGATCCACGACGACGAGACCGCCGCCACCGCCATCGGCGTGCTGCGCCGGGCGACCGCCTGGTTCGCCGCCCGCGGCGTCACCGTCGAGCGAGTGCTGTCTGACAACGGCTCGGCCTACCGCTCCCACGCCTGGCGCGACGCCTGCGCCGAACTCGGGATCAAACCCAAGCGGACCCGGCCCTACCGGCCACAGACCAACGGCAAGATCGAGCGCTTCCACCGCACCATGGCAGACGGCTGGGCCTTCGCCCGGATGTTCCTCAGCGAATCAGCGCGCCGAAAGGCCCTGCCGGCCTGGCTGCACGAGTACAACCATCACCGGCCCCACACCGCGATCGGCAACCGTCCGCCCATCACCCGCTTGACCAACGTGTCCGGGCAGTACAGCTAGAGCTCGACCCACGGCATCTGCCGACCCGGGGGTGCGCGTCCGGCCAGCACGCCGGATCAACGTCGTCTCCGCCCGCACCAGCACGTCGCGTGCCTCCTGCGAGCGGCCGGCCGTGACATGGGCGCGGGCCTCCGCGCAGGCGCGGGAGGCGAGCTCGTCGGCGTTCACCGTGGCAGGACGTCGGCGGGCCATGCCAAGCATGGTCGGGCACGGGTCCTGCGACGTGCCGCCGCCTCGCCGGGGACGTGGACGGCGAGGTCGGGTGCTGATCCGCGCCTCCCGTGGTCACGCGGAGCGTGGCAGATCTGTGGAAGCCGGACCGGCGCCGCGGCGCTCAGATGTCGGGCGACTCGCCGGTCCACGGTGCGGTGAGCCAGTCGGGCGGTGCGCCGAGGCTGGTGAAGGCCGAGATGCCGACGGTGTCGACGAGCAGGCGGGCCCAGGAGCGTGCCTCGGCGACGTCGGCGGCGAGCCGGTCGACGTCCCGTCGGGCGGTCGTCAGGGCGGCGTCGGCGGTACGCAGGTCCCGCTCCAGCTGGGGGATGTCGCCGGCGCGGGCGAGTAGCTGCGCGATCGGGTGGGCGGGCCAGAAGCCGCCGTCGGCACCGAGGTCGACGGTGCCCCAGCCGCCGTCGTGCAGCAGGACGGGGGTTCCGTCGGCGCCGATGAGACCCCACCCCTGCGGGCCGACGAGGCGGCGGGCGTCATGGTCGTCGTCGCGGTCGCTGGTCGGGCGCCGGCGGCGCTCGAGAGCGCCGGGATCCACCTGTTCCCAGCGCCACGGGCCCGGCGGCACCTCGGTCATGGCTGCGTCTTCCGCTGCTCGTACCACTCCCAGATAGCGGCCAGGCCGAGGGTCGGTTGGTCGCACTGGCACACCACGTGCATCTCCTCGTTGGCCGAGGTGAAGCTCTCCACGGTCACGGCGAACCACTGGTCGCCGTGAATGGCCTCGACCGTCGCGCCGTGATCGGCGAGGAGGCTGAGGAGCAGGTCGTCGACGAACGTGCGGTCGGTGACCGGCCGCGCCTTCAGCTCCTCGCTGCCGCGGGACAGGGCGGCCCTGACCCGCTGGTAGAGGGCTTCGCCGGCGGCAGCCCGCTCGGGCCCGCAGGTGCACACCATCGGCAGGTGGTGCCGCTCGGCGGGGTCGGGAACAGGGCTCACGGGGTGTCCTCGGTCGGAGGTGGGGCGGGGTAGCGCTGGACCTGGCGGACGGCGCTGGTGAACCGGACGGTGGGCACGCCGTCCTCGCGCACCTGCAGTTGCAGCTCCATGCCCCGGCCGACGACGGGGTCGGGCCAGCTGAGCAGGGCGAGCGGCTCGCCGTCCCGGCGTAGTTCGGTGCCGTCGCGGGGCAGCCGCAGGGCGGTCATCGTGTCCGGGTCGAACACGTAGACCGCGCCGTCGGTCACCACGCGCATCGGGGTCGCGTCGGGCGGCGGAGCCGTCCTGGGCGCGGGACCGGCGAGGTGGACCCGGAGGACCACCGTCGGCTCGGTGGTTCCGCCGTCGTCGGCGGGCGGTGGGTGCGCGGTCGGGGTCACGGCGCCTCCTGGTTGGGGTCGGGGTCGTGCAGTGATGTGGAGCGTGCGCCGGCCAGGCGGGCCTGGCAGTCGCGCAGCCGGCGCATGCCCTGGCCGACGTGGTCGGAGCTGGTCACGACGACCTCCGCTGAGCGACGATCCCCCGCGCCGCTAGCACCAGCTGCTCTCCGGTGCCCACCCAGCTGTGCTCGGCCAGTCGGGTGGCGACGGCCGCGGCGGGGCGCTCGCCGGCGAGCTCGGCCACCGCGTACGCCAGCGCGCCGAGGCGATGCAGTTCCCGCTCACAGTGGGACACCTCGCCGAGCAGCTGGTCACGCAGCCGCTGGCAGTTCGCCTGCCGATCGGCGAGGGCACCGGGCTCCGCCACGACGTCGAACAGCCCGTCCTGGGCGACGGCGGTCACGACTGGCCCCGCTCGGTCGGGACGAGCAGCGAGTACGCCGCGTCCGGGTGCAGCGCCAGGTCTCCGACGCCGTCGGTGGTGAGGATGCCGGCGCCGACCAGGGAGGCGGCGGCGACCTTCTCGGCGTTCGAGCGGGCGATCATGTGCCGGCCGCCGCGGCCGGCGGCGGGCACGATCGTGCGGGTGAGGGCCTCGTGCACCAGGTGGGCTTGGGTTCGGTCGAGTCCGGCGCGCACGGCGTCGTAGCGGCGCACGGCCTGCAGTTCCTCGGTCGGCAGCGCGTCGACGTCGCGGACCAGGGAGAGGCGGTTCTGCAGTCGATGGACGCGCAGGCCGGTGGCCGGTGCGGCCGCGGTGAGCGCGTCGACCGCGGCGCTGAACCGTGCGCTGTCCCAGCCGAGGACCTCGGCGAGCGTCTCCCCGGGCACCAGGACGCCCAAGGTGTGTAGGGCGGCGCCGAGACGTCGGGCGTCCTGCTGCGCCGGCTCGGCGATCACGGTGGCGCCTGGACCGTTCAGGGAGGTCCGTGCGGGGCGGGGGAGCAGGTCGGCGAGGTCGACGCCCAGCAGCTCGGCCAGCCGCAGCAGGAGCGCGAGTGGCTGCTCGGCGTGGTTGACGCCGGACTCCAGACGGCTGACGACCGCGGTCGTCACGCCGAGGTGCTTGGCCACGTCGCGGCGGGACAGGCGCAGCTCGCTGCGCCGACGGCAGATCAGCTCGACGTCGAGCAGCGGGAGCGTCTCCGGTGACGGGGCGGTGGGTGCGATCGCCGGTGCCGTCACCGGTGCGGTGTCCGGTTCGGCCGGCACGGGGGCGCCGATCGGGGTGACGGTCACGCCCCAGCGGCGGAGTGTGGTGGCCGCATCGGGGGCGGTGCGCTCGACGAGCCGGCTGGTGACCACGACACCGAGTTCGGTGCGGACCTCCGACAGCAGCCGGGCCAGGCCCTTGTCCGACTGCGGCGCTCCGGTCGAGGTGGCCAACAACGGAGCGCTGTCCGGGGCGCCGGCGGCGACGCGCAGCAGCCGCTGAGCGGCGACGTACTCGGCGGCGCCCGGCTCCACCGTGATCGTCCGTCCGGCGACGCGGACCCAGCTGCCGTCCTCGGCGGTGTCGGCGATGGTCGCTGCGCAGATCTCGGTGCTGCCCAGCCGGGCCGCGGCCAGCGCGGAGGCCGCGCCGCGGACCGGCAGCCGGTAGGCGCGCAGCCGCCGCCACAGCTGCGGCGTGCGCGCGGCCGCGGACGGCGACGCGGCGGCGGTACCGAGCAGCGTGGGGACGTCGACCTGAACGAGCGCGCCTCGCCACAGAGCCGCGATCTGCAGGCCGCGGAGGTCGGTGACGAACTGCGTCAGGGTGCCGGCGCTGTCGTACCGGTTCAGCAGCCAGCCGGCGACCACCTCGGCCTCGGCTCCGCTGTCGTCCAGCCGCCGGCCCGCGTCGGCGACCGCCGCCCGCACGCGGGCCTGCACCCAGGCGGCCTGCTCGGCCGGCAGCAGAGCGCGGCAGCTGGCCAGCAGCGTGGTCGCATCGACCAGGGGCAGCCGTCGGGGCTCGGTGGGCTCGGCCGGACCGACCGGGACCGAAGCGGTAGGCCGGCGCGCCGAGGATCGGTCGAGCAGCCCGGGCCACGCGGTGGCGGCCGTCGCCGGCGACACCTCGGTCGCGCACCAGTCGGCGAGCGCGTCGGTCACTGTGGTGGTCACCGGCGGGCAGGTGACCAGCCACAGCCGGGCGTGCGCCGCGGCGGCCAGCAGCGCCAGGTCGGCGATCATCGCCGGGGTCAGCTGCTCGGCGCCGGCGATCAGGATGTCGCCGATCTGCTGGATGGCCAGCCGCACCGGCAGCAGCTGCTGGTTCTCGTCGGCGTTGCGGCCGGTACCGGACACGGTGAGGTCGACGCCGAGCGCGGTGAGCAGATCGCGGCACAGCCAGTCGAGGCGACGCATGCCCGGCCGGACCCGGACTGCGATCCTGCCCGCGTCGGGGTCGTTGGCCGCGGCGACCTGGCGGATGGCCGCGTCGTCGTCGGGGACGTGCAGCACGGTGAACCCTGCGGGCAGGTGCACCGGCGGCGCGGTGGCCGTCACGCCGGCACCTCCCAGGCGTCCACCCCGGCCCGCGCCACTGCGTGCCCCACCAGCTTCGCCGTCAGCGTCCGGTGGACAGGCTGGCCGCGGTGGGCCAGCCGCTCGTTGACCTTCTCGGCGGCCCGCAGCAGGCTGGCCCAGTCGCGGAAGTTGCCAGAGCAGTACCGGGTGTCGACGCGCTGCAGCAACTGGTCGTCGGCCTCGGCCAGCAGTGGGTGCAGGGCGTGCAGCGTGGCCAGCAGCTCCGCGCCGGTGAGGAGATCGAACCGGGCCGAGCGCCCACGGATGCGGCTGCGTGCTCCCGGCGCCTTGTTGAGCGCGGTGGGCAGCTCGCTGCCCACCAGGACCAGCGTCCACTCCGGGTAGGTCTCCTTGAGGTAGATGAGCTGCTCCAGCCCTCGCCGCTGAGCGCGGTGGGCCTCGTCTACGACGACCACGGGAGAGTGCTCGCAGAGCAGCTCGCCGAGGTCGTCGGACAGGTAGTAGCTCTCGCCGGAGGGACGCCCGCCCCGGAGCTTCTGCAGCAGCCGCACCGTCATCTCGGTGTGCGCGGCGGTGGGGCCGGACTGCAGGAAGATGCCCAGCCGGCCGGCCGCGGAGACCGTCTCGAGGAACGACAGCGCGCAGAACGTCTTGCCGGTGCCGGGGGCGCCGAGCAGGGCGGCGATGTCGTTGTCGGCCGCCGCGCCGCGGAGCACGACGGTGGCCCGGTTGAACGCCAGCGTGGGCACGTCGGCGGCACCGGTCAGGCCGCGCAGGTGCTTACCGATCACGGCAGGTCCTCCTCGTCGTCGAACAGCGCGCTCGGGTCGGCGGCCAGGTCGTCGATGTCCGGCTCGGTGACGCCGGCGACGTCGGCGTAGAACGGCTCCTCGTCCCCGGTCGGCAACGTGGCGTCGGGCTGGGGCGCGCTGGCGATCGGGGCCTCGTCGGTCGGGTCGGTGATGTCGTCGAGCAGCTCGTCGACGTTGGCGGCCAGCTCGTCGACCGCGAACTCCGCAGCGGTCTGGCCGTAGGTGGTCTGCGCGCCGTTGGTGGCCTTCGTGCGGTCGGCGCGGGCGCGACGCATGCGGGCGCCCTCCTGCTCGGCGGTGCGCACGACCTCGTACTGGCGCCGGCGCTCGGCCAACAGGGCGGCACGCTGGTTGGCGGTGAGCGTGTGGGACGGGTAGGCGGTGCACACCCACCTCGGGCCATCGAACACCTCGATGAACAGGCGCTCGAACTCGAGGTTGGGCAGGTACCGGACCGCAACCTTGCGGCCGACCAGGCGGTTGAGCTCCGCGGCCACGTAGTCCACGCCGTGCAGGCGGATGCCGTTCTTGTTGACGGTGCGGGCGTGCTTGGTGGTCAGCATCGCCGGCATGAGCTGCTCCTGGGTGGCCAGGCGCAGCTGGGTGTTGTCAGCCGCCCAGGCCCGCAGCGGGGTGGTGCCGAGCTGACCGTGGATCCGGGTGGCGTTGTACTCCTCGAAGGCCCACCGCTCGCCCTGCGCGATGAGCAGCATCTCGGAGAACAGCTGGTTGCCGCTGGTGTGGTCGCCCCAGTACTTGGTGCCGGTGAACGACGCGGGGCCCTCGGTGTAGGCGGGCATGCTGCTGTAGCACTCGTCCTGGCTGATGCCCTGCCAGGACTCGATCTTGCCCTTCTCCCAGCCGGCGTACGGGGTCACCGCCGTGCCGAGGGTCGCGAGGGACACCACGAGTTCGGTCACCAGGTCCGACAGGTTGGACTTCGCGTTGTCCCACACGATCTCGTCGGGGATGCCGCCCACCCACACCTCCTGGTCGTCCAGGAGGTAGGTCCGGCCGAGCACGCCGCGGGCGATGCAGGCGGCGACCTCCTCGGCCCGCGGCGGGCCGGGGGTGAATACGGTGGCCATGACCATCCGGGTCTTGGCGTCCAGGGCGGTCGTCTGGTGCAGCTTCACCGGCTTGGTGCCCTTGGCCGGGAGGACGAACACCGGCACCTCCTGGCTGTCGAGCTCCCACCGCCGGTTGCGGGCGGCGACCTCGACCTTCAGGTACATGCGGGAGCCGATGAGGGTGCGGGCGCCGCCGCCCTTGACCGCGCGCGCGATCCCGTTGTCGTCGTGGTTGCGCAGCGCCGCGGTGAACGCGGGGTACGAGGGCGTGCTCGGGTCGGTGGCGCACAGCTCCTGCCAGGCGCGCTTGAGCTTCGGGGCGGCGGCGACCACGGCGAGCACCTGCGGGGTCACCTGCCAGGCCTTCCGCGGCGCCGGATCGGGCACGTCACGGATGCCGCCGACGCCGGCGGCCAGGTGCTTGGCCTCGGCCTTGAGCCACCGCCGCACCTGGCGGGGGGTCACGCCGGCGGCGGCCGCGGCGCGGGCGACGGCGTCGTCGGGGTAGGTGCCGTCGGGCCGCTGCGCGGCGACGGCCAGCGCGAGCGCGGCGCGCTTGAGGTAGCCGGCGGTCACCGCGCCACCGCCGCGTCCTCGCGGGCGCCGCGGGTGGCGAGCACGAACGTCGCCGCCGCGACGTCGACCATGGTGCCGCTCACCGGGTCCGCGGCCAGCCGCACGCCCAGCGGCGACTCCTGCAGCGGCGCGAAACCGGACGACTGGTGCACCAGCGACATGGCCGGGGCGGCGATCGACAGGATGCGCACGCTGACCCGGTCGCCGGCGCTGCTCTGCGCCCAGGCGGTGACCTCCGCCAGCCGGTCCCAGGCGGCGCGGTCGGCCAGGGGGTGGCTCGGCGGAGCGGTGCGCACGAAGTCGATGACGATGTTGCCGTGGCCGTCGGCCCAGGTGAGCGGGCAGGCCGGTGCAGCCCCCGTCAGCGTCCACTCCTCTGGCAAGCGGAAGTACCGGTCGTAGACGGCCGGGTGGCCGGCGAGCTGCTGGCGGGCGGCGTCGTGCCGCACCGGCATGCCGTGCATGTCGACGATGCGCGCCGCCAGGGTGAGCGCGCGGCGGCTGCACATCGACGTCGGCGCGTCGGTGGGCAGCGGGTGACGCAGGTGCTCGGCGAGCATGTGCTCGCTGCGGACGTCGAGCGCGGTGTTGAACCCTCCGTAGCCCTGCCCGCGGCTGGGGCGGGCGGGCCGGTCGATGACGGCGGTCATGTGTCCTCCTCGGTTGGCGCCGGTCGGCGCGTGTGTCCGAGACCGGTCCGGCGAGGCCGGAGCACGGGGCACTCACGCCGACCCAACCGGTTGGCCCGCGAGGGGAAGCGCTTGAGGCTCGTCTGGGTGCGACGAACCGCCGGCGTCGTCGTGCCGCGATCCGGTGGGATTGCGCAGGAGTCTGTCGAACGCCTGTTCGAAGATCAACCCGGCGGGGTGGGGTCACCCGCTCGGGTGAACGCCACCGCGCGCCGACGACAGCCCAGGGGCCGACGAGCAGGCCCCGGAAGACGACGGCGGCGCGAGATCAACAAGCATGCGGCAGGTGCCGGGCGGCGCCCGCGCAGGGAAGTTGCGGAACCGGAGGGGCGGCGCCGCGGATCGGGAACGCCGCGCCCGACCGCGGACCAGGGGCCGCTCACTCCATGGCGACCCAGAGCAGGCGGACGCGCGCCGGCTGT from Blastococcus sp. PRF04-17 encodes the following:
- a CDS encoding AAA family ATPase, coding for MIGKHLRGLTGAADVPTLAFNRATVVLRGAAADNDIAALLGAPGTGKTFCALSFLETVSAAGRLGIFLQSGPTAAHTEMTVRLLQKLRGGRPSGESYYLSDDLGELLCEHSPVVVVDEAHRAQRRGLEQLIYLKETYPEWTLVLVGSELPTALNKAPGARSRIRGRSARFDLLTGAELLATLHALHPLLAEADDQLLQRVDTRYCSGNFRDWASLLRAAEKVNERLAHRGQPVHRTLTAKLVGHAVARAGVDAWEVPA
- a CDS encoding helix-turn-helix domain-containing protein, encoding MTATAPPVHLPAGFTVLHVPDDDAAIRQVAAANDPDAGRIAVRVRPGMRRLDWLCRDLLTALGVDLTVSGTGRNADENQQLLPVRLAIQQIGDILIAGAEQLTPAMIADLALLAAAAHARLWLVTCPPVTTTVTDALADWCATEVSPATAATAWPGLLDRSSARRPTASVPVGPAEPTEPRRLPLVDATTLLASCRALLPAEQAAWVQARVRAAVADAGRRLDDSGAEAEVVAGWLLNRYDSAGTLTQFVTDLRGLQIAALWRGALVQVDVPTLLGTAAASPSAAARTPQLWRRLRAYRLPVRGAASALAAARLGSTEICAATIADTAEDGSWVRVAGRTITVEPGAAEYVAAQRLLRVAAGAPDSAPLLATSTGAPQSDKGLARLLSEVRTELGVVVTSRLVERTAPDAATTLRRWGVTVTPIGAPVPAEPDTAPVTAPAIAPTAPSPETLPLLDVELICRRRSELRLSRRDVAKHLGVTTAVVSRLESGVNHAEQPLALLLRLAELLGVDLADLLPRPARTSLNGPGATVIAEPAQQDARRLGAALHTLGVLVPGETLAEVLGWDSARFSAAVDALTAAAPATGLRVHRLQNRLSLVRDVDALPTEELQAVRRYDAVRAGLDRTQAHLVHEALTRTIVPAAGRGGRHMIARSNAEKVAAASLVGAGILTTDGVGDLALHPDAAYSLLVPTERGQS
- a CDS encoding Mu transposase C-terminal domain-containing protein → MTAGYLKRAALALAVAAQRPDGTYPDDAVARAAAAAGVTPRQVRRWLKAEAKHLAAGVGGIRDVPDPAPRKAWQVTPQVLAVVAAAPKLKRAWQELCATDPSTPSYPAFTAALRNHDDNGIARAVKGGGARTLIGSRMYLKVEVAARNRRWELDSQEVPVFVLPAKGTKPVKLHQTTALDAKTRMVMATVFTPGPPRAEEVAACIARGVLGRTYLLDDQEVWVGGIPDEIVWDNAKSNLSDLVTELVVSLATLGTAVTPYAGWEKGKIESWQGISQDECYSSMPAYTEGPASFTGTKYWGDHTSGNQLFSEMLLIAQGERWAFEEYNATRIHGQLGTTPLRAWAADNTQLRLATQEQLMPAMLTTKHARTVNKNGIRLHGVDYVAAELNRLVGRKVAVRYLPNLEFERLFIEVFDGPRWVCTAYPSHTLTANQRAALLAERRRQYEVVRTAEQEGARMRRARADRTKATNGAQTTYGQTAAEFAVDELAANVDELLDDITDPTDEAPIASAPQPDATLPTGDEEPFYADVAGVTEPDIDDLAADPSALFDDEEDLP